In Geopsychrobacter electrodiphilus DSM 16401, a single window of DNA contains:
- the nadC gene encoding carboxylating nicotinate-nucleotide diphosphorylase codes for MFAIQRIIQTALEEDIGLGDITTEVTVASDTIVRAELVAKEDFVLAGLDVAGQVFKTVDPAIAYEKLLQDGCRVRKGEVIAWLRGSAAGLLKGERVALNLLQRMSAIASLTSQYVAAVSGTKAVIVDTRKTVPGLRVLDKYSVRMGGGRNHRIGLFDGVLIKENHIAAAGGIAEAISRAKQKVPHTLKIEIETRNLDEVEQALTAGADIIMLDNMTFDELRQAVERIAGQALIEASGGVNLETVADIASTGVDIISVGALTHSVKAADISMLFD; via the coding sequence ATGTTTGCTATCCAAAGAATTATTCAGACTGCGCTTGAGGAAGATATCGGGCTGGGTGATATCACGACCGAAGTGACAGTCGCGTCGGACACTATTGTCCGCGCGGAACTGGTCGCTAAAGAAGATTTTGTGTTGGCGGGGTTGGATGTCGCCGGGCAGGTTTTTAAAACGGTTGACCCTGCGATTGCCTATGAAAAACTGCTGCAGGATGGGTGCAGGGTGCGCAAAGGGGAGGTTATTGCCTGGCTGCGGGGCTCAGCTGCTGGCCTGCTTAAAGGCGAGAGGGTTGCGTTAAATCTGCTGCAGCGCATGAGTGCCATCGCCAGCCTCACCAGTCAATATGTCGCCGCGGTCTCCGGGACCAAGGCGGTTATTGTCGATACGCGCAAGACCGTACCAGGGCTGAGAGTTTTGGATAAATATTCGGTACGGATGGGGGGCGGGCGCAATCACCGGATCGGTTTGTTCGATGGGGTGTTGATTAAAGAGAATCATATTGCCGCAGCCGGTGGGATTGCCGAGGCAATCAGTCGTGCCAAGCAGAAGGTACCACACACCCTCAAGATCGAAATCGAAACGCGTAACCTTGATGAAGTCGAACAGGCTCTGACTGCAGGTGCCGATATTATTATGCTTGACAACATGACTTTTGATGAACTGCGTCAGGCGGTGGAGCGGATCGCCGGACAGGCTTTGATAGAAGCCTCGGGTGGTGTCAATCTTGAGACGGTTGCTGACATCGCCTCCACTGGGGTTGATATTATTTCAGTTGGAGCCTTAACCCATTCGGTCAAGGCCGCCGATATCTCAATGTTGTTTGACTAA
- a CDS encoding biotin--[acetyl-CoA-carboxylase] ligase gives MTSREQIIQLFRQRLGDYISGREICSVLQISRAAVWKQVEQLRELGFEIEARRSRGYRLLESPDLLLSADISAELGTSLIGRKVHCTSEIASTNQLTQQLAVDGAPEGLVVLADAQTAGRGRMGRCWTSPAGVNVYCSILLRPPISPRQAPQLTFLTAVAAAETLNALYSLNARVKWPNDILVGGRKIAGLLNELSAETEQIHALVMGVGINVNMTAAQFPADLRYPATSVRIEMGAVQPRLPLVRLMLQRIDELYLEFLAQGFSPLRRRWEALFDLLDRQVEVDLGARIISGVVGGLEPDGALKLFLPDGSVERVLAGDVKPIGMQAKG, from the coding sequence TTGACCTCACGAGAGCAGATTATACAGTTATTTCGCCAACGGCTCGGAGACTATATCTCGGGTCGTGAGATCTGCAGCGTCTTGCAGATCTCACGCGCTGCTGTCTGGAAACAGGTTGAGCAGTTACGAGAGCTTGGCTTTGAGATTGAAGCGCGTCGTTCTCGCGGATATCGGTTACTTGAATCCCCTGACCTCCTGCTGTCTGCAGACATAAGCGCTGAGCTTGGGACGAGCCTGATTGGTCGAAAAGTCCATTGCACCTCCGAGATTGCTTCGACTAATCAACTGACTCAGCAGTTGGCCGTCGATGGTGCTCCTGAAGGTCTGGTCGTGCTGGCCGATGCGCAGACTGCGGGGCGTGGTCGTATGGGGCGCTGCTGGACGTCTCCAGCTGGCGTCAATGTTTATTGCTCCATTCTTTTGCGGCCGCCAATCTCACCTCGGCAAGCGCCACAGTTAACATTCCTGACCGCCGTCGCCGCAGCGGAAACCTTGAACGCCCTCTATAGCCTGAATGCCCGAGTGAAATGGCCGAACGATATTCTGGTTGGGGGACGCAAGATTGCCGGGCTTTTGAACGAACTCAGCGCCGAAACAGAACAGATTCACGCGCTGGTGATGGGGGTGGGGATCAACGTCAATATGACCGCCGCCCAATTTCCCGCTGACCTGCGTTATCCAGCAACTTCGGTGCGGATAGAGATGGGTGCTGTGCAGCCGCGCCTGCCCCTGGTTCGGTTGATGTTGCAGCGTATTGATGAGCTTTATCTCGAGTTCTTAGCTCAGGGCTTCTCTCCCCTGCGTCGTCGCTGGGAAGCCCTGTTCGATCTCCTGGATCGTCAGGTTGAGGTTGATCTCGGTGCGCGTATTATTTCGGGGGTTGTCGGTGGCCTGGAGCCGGACGGTGCTTTGAAATTATTTCTGCCTGATGGGAGTGTGGAGCGGGTTCTGGCGGGGGATGTTAAGCCGATCGGGATGCAAGCCAAAGGTTGA
- a CDS encoding sirohydrochlorin cobaltochelatase codes for MLAARLIIPLVILLFPFSDALAMKHAPEKTAIAIASFGTTYPAAVDALLAIMHDVEVNYPNIPVRMAFTSNIIRNKWHDRAEDKAYRTAHPDVPNNFYRIKSLLGTLADLQDQGYKTIVVQPTHLTDGEEFQDVQAYINGLLSISTLKDHWRPFDKITLGRPLMGIWGEKHPYRVDLQSFTAALAADVALAQAAGADLVYMGHGNQHLSTGLYYELEELMNQRYPQVKTRIGTVEGHPGFSDVLDKLRLSNTKKVLLKPLMVVAGDHASKDMAGNSPVSWKSQLEAAGITVTPVMQGLGNNPAVRQLFIDHLQDAATEAGIDLH; via the coding sequence ATGCTAGCAGCACGTTTAATCATTCCCCTTGTCATACTGCTCTTCCCCTTCTCGGATGCTCTCGCCATGAAACATGCTCCTGAAAAAACGGCCATCGCCATCGCCTCATTCGGCACCACCTACCCAGCAGCGGTCGATGCTCTGCTGGCGATTATGCACGACGTTGAGGTCAATTATCCGAACATCCCGGTGCGGATGGCTTTCACCTCGAACATTATCCGGAATAAATGGCATGACCGCGCCGAGGACAAGGCGTATCGTACGGCGCATCCAGATGTTCCGAATAACTTCTATCGAATCAAGAGTCTGCTCGGCACCCTGGCAGACCTGCAGGATCAAGGATATAAAACCATCGTGGTCCAACCGACTCATTTGACTGACGGCGAAGAATTTCAGGACGTTCAGGCCTACATTAATGGGCTGCTTTCGATCAGCACCCTTAAAGATCATTGGCGGCCATTCGACAAGATCACCCTTGGTCGGCCTCTGATGGGGATATGGGGAGAAAAACATCCATACCGAGTGGACCTGCAGAGTTTTACCGCGGCACTTGCTGCCGATGTCGCCCTGGCACAAGCCGCTGGGGCAGACCTGGTTTACATGGGACACGGCAACCAGCATCTGTCGACGGGACTCTATTACGAACTTGAAGAGCTGATGAACCAGCGCTACCCGCAGGTTAAAACGCGTATTGGCACGGTTGAGGGTCATCCTGGTTTCAGCGATGTGCTGGACAAACTACGCCTGTCCAACACTAAAAAAGTGCTACTCAAACCGCTGATGGTAGTCGCGGGAGACCACGCCAGCAAGGACATGGCCGGGAACAGTCCGGTTTCATGGAAGTCACAACTTGAAGCCGCGGGGATAACCGTGACGCCGGTGATGCAGGGGCTGGGCAACAACCCAGCCGTACGCCAGCTGTTTATCGATCATCTGCAGGACGCCGCCACGGAGGCCGGGATTGACTTGCACTGA
- a CDS encoding type III pantothenate kinase produces the protein MLLVIDVGNSNTVMGAYLGKELVSDWRIATDKDRTVDEYAMLVHNLFNLAGMKFDQLSAVMISCVVPPMLNSLEALCRKYFKLVPLVVGPGVKTGMPILYDNPKEVGADRIVNAVAAYDKWHCGMIVVDFGTATTFDVISAAGEYQGGAIAPGIGISADALFARASKLPRVEFSRPPQVVAKNTVNSIQAGIFFGYVGLVEGIVTRMRQELGQPLMVIATGGLAASIAGASAMIDSIEPFLTLEGLRILYERNL, from the coding sequence ATGCTACTGGTAATTGACGTTGGAAATAGTAATACGGTGATGGGGGCCTATCTTGGCAAGGAGCTGGTGAGTGATTGGCGTATTGCGACCGACAAGGATCGTACGGTTGATGAATATGCGATGCTGGTACATAACCTTTTTAATCTGGCCGGGATGAAATTTGATCAGCTTTCCGCGGTTATGATCTCTTGTGTTGTCCCCCCGATGCTCAACAGCCTCGAAGCTCTCTGCCGCAAGTATTTTAAGCTGGTCCCATTGGTGGTCGGCCCGGGAGTTAAAACCGGGATGCCGATCCTCTATGATAACCCTAAAGAGGTCGGAGCCGATCGGATTGTCAACGCCGTTGCGGCTTACGACAAATGGCACTGCGGCATGATCGTCGTTGATTTTGGTACTGCAACCACCTTTGATGTCATTTCGGCAGCCGGTGAATACCAGGGAGGGGCAATCGCCCCGGGGATCGGGATCTCTGCAGATGCTCTCTTTGCCCGCGCCAGCAAACTGCCGCGGGTTGAATTTTCCCGCCCGCCGCAGGTGGTGGCCAAGAATACGGTTAACAGCATTCAGGCAGGCATCTTTTTCGGCTATGTCGGTCTGGTTGAGGGGATTGTTACCCGTATGCGGCAAGAACTTGGTCAGCCACTTATGGTGATAGCGACAGGCGGTCTGGCCGCTTCAATCGCCGGAGCCAGTGCCATGATCGACAGTATCGAACCCTTTTTGACCCTTGAGGGGCTGCGTATCCTGTATGAGCGAAACCTTTAA
- a CDS encoding ABC transporter ATP-binding protein: MTCTDCPEILVRDLRRSFGKVAAVDGIDLHLKAGELFAFLGPNGAGKTTTINMLTGLLRPDSGLICYQGELFTRSSLAVRKRIGVVPQHNNLDRELTAAENLQVHGRLFGMSGPSITSRVEVCLELAGLLDKRDTPAQKLSGGMKRKLVIARALLHEPSILFLDEPTAGLDPHSRRRIWAFLRRINQEQNCTLFLTTHYIEEAEQLAERVCFIDQGQIIAEGSPQALREQTGRFVLDIYNQEDVINEFFNERAEAMLRLKQIDSAVRIRETTLEDVFLQLTGKRIEP; encoded by the coding sequence TTGACTTGCACTGATTGCCCCGAAATTCTGGTCAGAGACTTGAGACGTTCGTTCGGAAAGGTCGCGGCGGTGGACGGCATCGACCTCCATCTTAAGGCCGGAGAACTCTTCGCCTTTCTCGGACCCAACGGTGCAGGCAAGACCACCACCATTAACATGCTGACCGGCCTGCTGCGCCCCGACAGTGGACTGATCTGCTATCAGGGCGAGCTCTTTACCCGCTCTTCGCTCGCGGTGCGCAAACGAATCGGCGTCGTCCCGCAGCACAACAACCTCGACCGCGAACTAACCGCGGCCGAGAACCTACAAGTTCATGGCCGCCTGTTCGGGATGAGCGGCCCCAGTATCACCAGCCGGGTTGAGGTCTGCCTCGAGCTGGCCGGCCTGCTGGATAAACGCGACACTCCGGCCCAGAAACTCTCCGGTGGAATGAAGCGCAAACTCGTCATCGCTCGGGCCCTGCTTCACGAACCATCTATCCTGTTTCTCGACGAACCGACCGCCGGACTCGACCCTCACAGCCGACGCAGAATCTGGGCCTTTTTACGCCGGATCAATCAGGAACAAAACTGCACCCTATTCTTGACCACCCACTACATCGAAGAAGCCGAGCAGCTGGCAGAACGGGTCTGTTTTATCGACCAGGGGCAGATCATCGCCGAAGGATCACCGCAAGCGTTGCGTGAGCAGACCGGCCGCTTTGTCCTTGATATTTACAACCAGGAAGATGTCATCAACGAATTTTTTAATGAACGCGCGGAAGCCATGCTCCGTCTCAAACAGATAGACAGCGCGGTGCGTATCCGTGAAACAACCCTTGAGGATGTCTTCCTGCAGCTGACCGGCAAGAGGATCGAACCCTGA
- a CDS encoding SPOR domain-containing protein: MSQEEIGQRSTDETPRSSDFVDRASEHTAISPELVVGERPSSKSRGVKLLLFLMLVVVMGCVIYYLLGQYIVDVEPSATSGALTSVIKINRPDSPVIPLEEGVKVEIVPVEKLASVEPSPPRVAASNPEVDPVPMVVAPAKAVGTPAYVLASGRYLYSDKLNKAISQIEKMGYKTTRTSINEEHKMTRLLLNRFDTKAMAEKRLAEILPKIAGAFIVAEAGKFALYAGSYLSLDMARRDADYLFAEGIRTVESSVSVALPRTTLTFGSFATRDEALKVADKLKKKGVLAPKVVSNS; this comes from the coding sequence ATGTCTCAAGAAGAGATCGGTCAGAGATCTACTGACGAAACACCCCGGTCATCTGACTTTGTGGATCGGGCCTCCGAACATACTGCCATCTCCCCAGAACTGGTTGTCGGGGAGCGGCCCTCATCAAAGAGCCGGGGTGTAAAACTGCTGTTGTTTTTAATGCTGGTGGTGGTGATGGGTTGCGTCATTTATTATTTGTTGGGCCAATATATTGTTGATGTAGAGCCGTCTGCAACGTCGGGGGCCTTAACCTCAGTAATTAAAATAAATAGACCAGATAGCCCTGTAATTCCCCTGGAGGAGGGAGTCAAGGTCGAGATTGTTCCAGTCGAGAAGTTAGCCTCAGTTGAACCTTCCCCCCCCAGGGTTGCCGCTTCTAACCCTGAAGTAGATCCAGTTCCTATGGTTGTAGCGCCTGCCAAAGCAGTAGGAACCCCAGCATATGTCCTTGCTAGTGGGCGTTATTTGTATTCAGATAAATTAAATAAGGCGATCAGCCAGATTGAAAAAATGGGGTACAAAACCACACGCACCAGTATAAATGAAGAGCACAAGATGACTCGCCTGCTGCTGAATCGATTTGACACGAAGGCCATGGCGGAAAAACGACTTGCCGAAATTCTTCCCAAAATAGCCGGTGCCTTTATCGTCGCTGAAGCGGGAAAGTTTGCTCTTTACGCAGGCTCTTACTTGTCGCTTGATATGGCGCGGCGTGATGCCGATTATCTTTTTGCGGAGGGCATTCGGACTGTAGAGTCCTCGGTTAGCGTCGCTCTTCCCCGGACTACCCTGACATTTGGCAGCTTTGCAACGCGTGATGAGGCATTGAAAGTGGCGGATAAATTGAAGAAAAAAGGGGTGCTGGCGCCGAAGGTCGTCTCGAACAGTTAA
- a CDS encoding OmpA/MotB family protein, with protein sequence MKKLGYLSLMLLLASCVSQGTFDLKANEATQLSQNLAEANNRIKTLETLKQQGDTEISGLNTKLIAQLKKNSELQQTLLNERADLDRSQQTFSSRQEQMQEQLQEMNQNNQELLTSIAQLQQEQNQLKEQVAAERKARDEKVASLKNTYDQLVGALEQEIKRGELTITNLKGKLSVNLPNKILFDSGKTEVRPEGKKVLRSLGDIMTKFPDKALLVEGHTDNVQISSRLKETYPTNWELSTARANSVVHVLQDEVGLPGERLVAAGYSEYRPVADNSTAEGRAFNRRIQIQLVPMPGTE encoded by the coding sequence ATGAAAAAACTTGGATACTTAAGCCTGATGCTGCTCCTTGCGAGTTGTGTCAGCCAGGGCACATTCGATCTAAAAGCCAACGAGGCAACCCAGCTGAGCCAGAACTTGGCAGAGGCAAACAATCGAATCAAGACCCTTGAAACCCTGAAACAACAAGGAGACACCGAGATCTCAGGGCTGAACACCAAACTGATCGCCCAACTCAAGAAAAACTCGGAATTGCAGCAAACTCTTTTAAACGAGCGCGCCGATCTCGATCGCAGTCAACAAACCTTCAGCAGCCGGCAAGAACAAATGCAGGAACAACTCCAGGAGATGAATCAGAACAACCAGGAACTACTGACCAGCATTGCGCAGCTTCAGCAGGAACAGAATCAACTTAAAGAGCAGGTTGCAGCCGAACGCAAGGCGCGTGACGAGAAGGTCGCAAGTCTGAAGAACACCTACGACCAGCTGGTTGGCGCGCTGGAGCAGGAAATTAAACGTGGAGAGTTGACCATTACCAATCTCAAAGGGAAATTGTCGGTAAATCTGCCGAATAAAATTCTCTTCGATTCAGGCAAGACCGAAGTGCGCCCGGAGGGGAAAAAAGTCCTGCGCAGTCTCGGCGACATCATGACAAAATTCCCCGACAAGGCATTGCTGGTTGAAGGTCATACTGATAATGTCCAGATCAGCAGTCGACTCAAAGAAACCTACCCCACAAACTGGGAACTCTCCACTGCGCGAGCCAACAGCGTAGTGCATGTGCTGCAAGACGAGGTCGGTCTCCCGGGAGAGCGCCTGGTCGCTGCCGGGTACAGTGAATACAGACCCGTGGCAGACAACAGCACCGCAGAGGGCAGGGCTTTCAATCGACGCATTCAGATTCAGCTGGTACCAATGCCCGGAACCGAGTAA
- the fusA gene encoding elongation factor G has translation MGKYDTATLRNFGIVAHNSAGKTSLVEAMLFDTGVTKKLGKVIDGSSVMDFEEEEIKRAMTLSASLNHCVWKGHNLNIVDTPGVSNFLHDTHRCLRVLGGAVVIVSAISGVKSQTRKIWEWCDKFEVPRIAFVNKMDRDRADFLKAVDDMEKSLGVRSAIVTMPIGAEAEFRGTIDLVKMRARLYEFNESGAFKEVDIPAELLDEAQRLHLQLVETVAEADDELMEKYLETETLSEADLLLGLREGTLTGVFTPVFCGSALANIGVRQLLDYIVACLPSPVDKGVQLGTLPGSEEIVERQPSEDAPFSAMVFKTINDPYAGKLSFARVYSGTLKTDTVVLNPLRDEKERVGHIFRMAGKEQQDIESAVAGEIVALPKLKYTATGDTLCDLQAPVLYEPLVPLKPIISFALLPAKKGEEDKIYTGLHKLMEEDPTLRVVRDEETHEMVLSGMGQVHLEVAVERLKRKYGADVSLKEPKVPYRETIRSNAEVQGKYKKQSGGRGQYGDVWLKVEPLSQGGGFEFVDKVVGGVVPRNYIPAVEKGVIEAMKKGPLTGSQMVDVRVTLFDGSHHSVDSSEMAFKVAGSMAYKKAIESCKPTLLEPIMNLEVTVPDDCMGDVIGDLTSRRGKVNGVEPQANAQMIKAEVPMAEVLRYAPELRSLTSDRGMFSMEFDKYEEVPSHQAAKILADLKTV, from the coding sequence ATGGGCAAATACGATACGGCGACATTACGAAATTTTGGCATTGTTGCTCATAACAGTGCAGGCAAGACCTCTCTGGTCGAGGCGATGCTCTTTGACACCGGGGTGACCAAAAAACTCGGTAAAGTGATTGATGGTTCCTCTGTCATGGATTTTGAAGAGGAAGAGATCAAGCGCGCCATGACCCTGAGTGCCAGCCTGAACCACTGTGTCTGGAAGGGCCACAACCTGAACATTGTCGATACTCCGGGGGTCAGCAACTTTTTACACGACACTCATCGCTGTCTGCGCGTTCTGGGGGGAGCCGTAGTGATCGTTTCGGCGATCTCGGGAGTGAAGTCCCAGACGCGTAAGATCTGGGAATGGTGTGACAAATTTGAAGTTCCGCGGATTGCATTTGTCAATAAGATGGATCGGGATCGGGCCGATTTTCTCAAGGCCGTCGACGACATGGAAAAATCCCTCGGTGTGCGCAGTGCGATTGTGACCATGCCGATTGGAGCCGAAGCAGAATTTCGCGGGACGATTGATCTGGTGAAAATGCGTGCCCGGCTCTACGAGTTTAACGAATCAGGTGCATTTAAAGAGGTCGATATTCCCGCTGAACTCTTGGACGAAGCCCAGCGTTTACATCTGCAACTGGTTGAAACTGTAGCCGAAGCTGATGATGAGCTGATGGAGAAGTATCTCGAAACGGAAACGCTCAGTGAAGCTGATTTATTGCTCGGCTTGCGCGAAGGGACCTTGACTGGTGTCTTTACCCCGGTATTTTGCGGAAGCGCCCTGGCCAACATCGGGGTGCGGCAATTGCTCGACTACATTGTCGCCTGTCTGCCCTCACCTGTCGACAAGGGGGTCCAGCTTGGGACCCTGCCGGGGTCCGAGGAAATTGTCGAACGCCAACCGAGTGAGGATGCACCGTTTTCGGCGATGGTCTTCAAGACGATCAATGACCCTTATGCCGGAAAGTTGAGCTTTGCCCGTGTCTATTCCGGGACCTTGAAAACTGATACGGTCGTACTGAATCCGTTGCGTGACGAAAAAGAGCGGGTCGGGCACATCTTTCGCATGGCTGGGAAAGAACAGCAGGACATTGAGTCTGCGGTAGCCGGTGAAATTGTTGCACTGCCAAAGCTGAAGTACACCGCCACTGGCGATACCCTCTGTGATCTCCAGGCCCCTGTTCTTTATGAGCCCCTGGTGCCGCTAAAGCCGATCATCTCCTTTGCGCTTTTGCCGGCTAAAAAGGGGGAGGAAGATAAGATTTATACCGGGCTGCATAAATTGATGGAAGAAGATCCGACCCTGCGCGTGGTGCGTGATGAAGAGACTCATGAAATGGTGCTTTCCGGCATGGGGCAGGTTCATCTTGAGGTCGCAGTCGAACGCCTCAAAAGGAAATATGGCGCTGATGTGAGTTTGAAAGAACCGAAGGTCCCCTATCGTGAAACAATTCGCAGCAACGCCGAAGTCCAGGGTAAATATAAAAAACAGTCGGGAGGTCGCGGTCAGTACGGTGACGTGTGGCTCAAGGTCGAGCCTTTGTCCCAAGGAGGCGGTTTCGAGTTCGTCGACAAGGTTGTCGGTGGAGTGGTGCCGCGCAATTATATTCCGGCTGTCGAAAAAGGGGTTATAGAGGCGATGAAAAAGGGCCCCTTGACCGGCAGCCAGATGGTCGATGTGCGTGTAACCCTTTTCGACGGGTCACATCATTCAGTCGATTCCTCCGAAATGGCATTCAAGGTCGCTGGGTCAATGGCCTATAAAAAGGCGATTGAGAGCTGTAAACCGACCTTGCTCGAGCCGATTATGAATTTAGAAGTAACTGTGCCTGACGATTGTATGGGCGATGTGATCGGAGATTTGACTTCACGCCGTGGAAAGGTGAACGGTGTTGAACCTCAAGCTAATGCCCAGATGATAAAAGCCGAGGTTCCCATGGCCGAAGTCCTGCGCTATGCGCCCGAACTGCGCTCATTGACCTCTGATCGAGGAATGTTTTCAATGGAGTTTGATAAATATGAAGAGGTGCCTTCTCATCAGGCGGCCAAGATTTTGGCAGACCTGAAAACAGTTTAA